In a genomic window of Seriola aureovittata isolate HTS-2021-v1 ecotype China chromosome 11, ASM2101889v1, whole genome shotgun sequence:
- the dcaf17 gene encoding DDB1- and CUL4-associated factor 17 produces MAPYQRNRTVNSTELLIRRSRGVTDAGTLIRQNMKVLRSILLEENRDFMKVWSKTSKSTIMYENGKIYFENYQNCYSCVHSEPHVLYKLPKRSKLEKFEDALLCQTPLDKTLASPSDHKPSLLTLTANNWLYRFSAETGEELQRVYLSSKHKFRYLGWEVSQEMLYVKSVQNKETPLARQAGITQNTVMHLAIFHIFPLQIVGTVEINKKVFGNGVTDVVLSQGVLAVSYSNKSVKLYSFEHIVQRYMTEKLVLGKQSSLLGGKTVGEAPFGIPVNIQITDCPPVLFEVSCSSNGVQIGGYPWHYIYTPPHKNHKGTHHICSLKDSTMATNGIQNMNCCSLESDGIFFHPDDSGRIIHIGPTTINVLKILGELNSGLPSTVVEDFAMMTHRNNNPTSQVTVTASGRTVKRRFHQLDDDPDQETFRMVEYEDELDLLAVVVTNGEEGEGRAHIRLHDNQSGQLQRTIDLVEPWDETYRHELFFDKDTIVHIEQKNTNFCCHVYKLKAIRK; encoded by the exons ATGGCGCCGTACCAGAGGAACAGGACCGTAAACTCAACTGAGCTGTTGATCCGGAGGAGTAGAGGTGTCACGGATGCTGGGACTCTGATCAGACAGAACATGAAAGTCCTCAGGAGTATCCTCCTCGAG GAAAACAGGGATTTCATGAAAGTATGGAGCAAGACCTCAAAATCAACAATCATGTATGAGAATGGTAAAATCTACTTTGAAAATTACCAGAACTGCTACAGTTG CGTTCATTCAGAGCCTCACGTTTTGTACAAATTGCCTAAAAGGTCTAAATTGGAAAAATTTGAAGATGCCTTGCTGTGTCAGACCCCACTT gatAAAACACTGGCCTCTCCCTCTGATCATAAACCCAGCCTCCTGACTTTGACAGCCAATAACTGGCTGTATCGCTTTTCAGCTGAAACGGGAGAAGAGCTGCAACGAGTTTACCTCTCTTCAAAACATAAGTTTAG GTATCTTGGCTGGGAGGTTTCTCAAGAAATGCTTTATGTTAAATCTgttcaaaacaaagaaacaccTTTAGCACGACAG GCAGGTATCACTCAGAATACAGTGATGCACTTGGCCATCTTTCATATTTTCCCGTTGCAAATTGTGGGCACTGTGGAGATCAACAAAAAG GTATTTGGAAATGGTGTTACTGATGTTGTTCTGTCTCAAGGTGTCCTAGCTGTGTCTTACAGCAACAAGTCAGTGAAGCTGTACAGCTTTGAGCACATTGTGCAAAGg TACATGACAGAGAAGTTAGTGCTTGGAAAGCAGAGTTCACTTCTTGGAGGCAAAACAGTGGGAGAAGCTCCGTTTGGTATCCCAGTAAATATCCAGATCACAG ATTGCCCTCCTGTACTTTTCGAGGTGTCCTGTTCTAGTAACGGTGTCCAGATCGGAGGCTACCCATGGCACTACATCTACACACCACCACATAAAAATCACAAGGGGACTCACCACATCTGTTCACTCAAGGACAGCACTATG GCAACAAATGGAATACAAAACATGAACTGCTGCTCTCTTGAGAGTGATGGGATTTTCTTCCACCCCGACGACTCAGGAAGAATCATCCACATTGGACCTACCACCATAAA TGTCCTTAAAATCCTTGGTGAACTGAACAGTGGTTTGCCATCAACGGTAGTTGAGGATTTCGCTATGATGACCCATCGAAACAACAAT CCCACCTCACAAGTCACTGTCACCGCATCGGGCCGCACAGTGAAGAGAAGATTTCATCAGCTGGATGATGACCCAGATCAAGAG ACTTTCCGTATGGTGGAGTATGAGGATGAGCTTGACCTTTTGGCAGTAGTGGTAACTAACggtgaggagggagaaggaaggGCTCACATCCGACTGCATGACAACCAGAGCGGACAGTTACAGCGGACAATTGATCTGGTTGAACCTTGGGATGAG accTATCGGCATGAATTGTTCTTTGACAAAGATACAATTGTTCATATTGAACAAAAGAACACCAACTTCTGCTGCCATGTTTATAAACTCAAAGCCATCAGAAAATAA
- the mettl8 gene encoding mRNA N(3)-methylcytidine methyltransferase METTL8: MHKLRSLSVAKVAKVFSRLSTRLKNTAGRPSAPLGSRILTNPDDIFKHNMWDHVQWSEEDKENAQQKAQENSCVKIPLNEQGKFDTEAYQYWDKFYEMHQDKFFKDRKWLFLEFPELLPSDTKYQATTRCHHQAEILLPSESNMDSETRHHQHSGTTHYRRHAPDCQKARQGASLENNEDATQTSTFPGQHASFRILEVGCGVGNSVFPIVNSIKGTDAFLYCCDFSPRAIQVVKDHPDYDDSVCHAFVHDICEEMASFPFPPQSLDVILAVFVLSSIHPERMQGVVGRLSTYLKHGGIFLFRDYGRYDFSQLRFKKGRCLSENFYTRGDGTCVYFFTKEEVHDLFSSAGLEEIQNLEDRRLQVNRGKKVAMHRVWMQSKYRKSYQPPPS; the protein is encoded by the exons atgcaTAAACTGCGGAGCCTCTCTGTAGCCAAAGTGGCTAAAGTTTTCAGCAGATTGTCTACAAGACTAAAGAACACTGCAGGAAGACCTTCAGCTCCACTGGGTTCACGGATTCTGACCAATCCTGATGACATCTTTAAGCACAACATGTG GGATCATGTACAGTGGTCAGAAGAGGACAAAGAAAATGCACAGCAGAAGGCACAAGAAAATTCCTGTGTGAAAATTCCTTTAAATGAACAAG GTAAATTTGACACAGAAGCTTACCAGTACTGGGACAAGTTTTATGAGATGCACCAGGATAAGTTCTTCAAAGATCGCAAGTGGCTGTTTTTAGAATTCCCAGAACTGCTTCCTTCGGATACAAAATACCAAGCCACAACCAGATGTCATCATCAGGCGGAAATCCTGCTACCTAGTGAATCCAACATGGACTCAGAGACCAGACACCATCAACACAGTGGCACAACTCACTATCGCAGACACGCCCCTGATTGTCAGAAGGCCCGTCAAGGAGCATCACTGGAAAACAATGAAGATGCCACTCAAACTTCTACTTTCCCTGGACAACATGCATCTTTCAGGATCTTGGAG gTTGGATGTGGGGTTGGTAACAGTGTATTTCCCATTGTTAATTCCATAAA AGGAACAGATGCATTTTTATACTGCTGTGACTTCTCCCCACGTGCCATTCAGGTGGTCAAG GACCATCCAGACTATGATGACTCTGTGTGTCATGCCTTTGTCCATGACATTTGTGAGGAGATGGCCTcctttccctttcctcctcAGAGCCTGGATGTTATTCTAGCAGTCTTTGTGCTCTCCTCCATTCATCCGGAGCG AATGCAAGGAGTCGTGGGGAGACTATCTACATATTTGAAACATGGAGGGATATTTCTCTTCCGTGATTATGGGAGATATGACTTCTCACAACTCAGGTTTAAGAAGG GACGCTGCTTATCAGAGAACTTCTACACACGTGGAGATGGaacctgtgtttattttttcacaaaag AAGAGGTTCATGATTTATTTTCCAGTGCTGGACTGGAAGAAATTCAGAATCTGGAGGACAGGCGACTACAAGtgaacagaggaaagaaagttGCAATGCACCGTGTTTGGATGCAGAGCAAGTACAGGAAATCATATCAACCTCCACCATCTTAA
- the LOC130178057 gene encoding plasma membrane ascorbate-dependent reductase CYBRD1 gives MAMESLRQFVVALSAAAAVGFVCIIFVLRWVLHYKEGLAWDGGLAEFNWHPVLIVTGFIFLQGIAIIVYRLPWTWQCSKLLMKFIHAGLNLVAFIFAVIAMVAVFDFHNAAKIPNMYSLHSWLGLMVVTLYCLQLVLGVGMYLIPVTPVSWRAAFMPLHVYSGLLLFSSAIAVALMGITEKLIFGLSNPKYKDSPPEAMFVNILGVLLVVFGALILWIATHTSWKRPADQTSHTLHSNGGGEDNTKVGPALSQLSDGDDAEVSGDVRRRNNKLDD, from the exons ATGGCGATGGAGAGTTTGAGACAGTTTGTGGTCGCTCTTTCTGCTGCCGCCGCCGTCGGCTTTGTCTGCATAATATTCGTGCTGAGATGGGTTCTTCACTACAAGGAAGGTTTAGCCTGGGACGGAGGACTGGCCGAGTTCAACTGGCATCCGGTCTTAATTGTCACCGGGTTTATTTTCTTGCAGGGAATCG CCATCATTGTCTACAGGCTCCCCTGGACCTGGCAGTGCAGCAAACTATTGATGAAGTTCATCCATGCAGGCTTGAACTTAGTGGCCTTCATTTTTGCCGTTATAGCTATGGTGGCAGTTTTTGACTTCCACAATGCTGCCAAAATCCCCAACATGTACAGTCTGCACAGCTGGCTTGGCCTGATGGTTGTGACCCTGTACTGTCTACAG CTTGTTCTGGGAGTTGGCATGTACTTGATACCAGTTACACCTGTATCCTGGAGAGCAGCGTTCATGCCCCTCCATGTCTACAGTGGTCTTTTACTCTTTAGCAGTGCTATAGCTGTAGCACTCATGGGCATCACAGAGAAGCTGATTTTTGGCCt GAGCAACCCAAAGTATAAGGACTCACCCCCAGAGGCAATGTTTGTGAACATTCTGGGAGTCCTCCTGGTGGTTTTTGGAGCTCTGATTCTCTGGATTGCCACTCATACGTCTTGGAAACGCCCCGCTGACCAGACCTCGCATACTCTACATTCCAACGGGGGAGGTGAGGACAACACCAAAGTCGGTCCAGCTCTGTCTCAGCTGTCTGATGGAGATGATGCTGAGGTCTCTGGGGATGTCAGGAGGAGGAATAACAAATTAGATGATTAG